AAGTCATCTTTTGGACCACTTCATATTTTAGGTGCAGAAAGCAATATGCTTTCAGTAGAAGTATCACAAGCTTGTCTTGGTTTACTATGCATAGAACAATAAAGCTTATGAAGAAAGAGTAGAATTATCTGTTTCATTTTGCTCAGGTGCACAAGGTATCAATGGAGTTCattaaagaaatgaattaaatacgGAGCCACTCTCCAAAATCTTAGACTCGAACATCTGTGTGCTGGTAGAGGTGACTTCTCATTTTCCCTCAGCATCAATTTTTGGGAGAACACTGTGATCTGGGATCAGATAAATTCGCAGAAGTTAAATGGGCACTGAACTAACATAGGGAAGAGCTGGCTTTGCCAATAAATTCTTGCTGACCGGagctgatatagctgcctcctgagaggctctgctagagcctgaccaataaagatgtagatgctcgcagccaaccatcggaccGAGCATGGGGACTACAAtggtggagttagagaaaggactgaaggaactgaagcagtttgtaaccccataggaaggacaatatcaaccaaccagtcctccagagctcccaaagacttcaccaccaaccaggaagtacacatggagggacccatgactccagccccatatgtagcagaggattgccttatctggcatcagtgggaggggaggcccttggtcctgtgaaggctccatgccccaccataggggaatgctagggcgctAAGGTTGGAGTGGGTatgtgggtgagtggaggaacaccctcatggaagaaggggaaagggggaatggaatggatggtttgtggaggggaaaccgggaatggggacagcatttgaaatgtaaacaaataaaataaccaataaaaattcttttaaagaaaagttccctctcctgtccctagccagatctttttcttttctagcctGACTGctttccaggttcagtgagtaTCAGTAAAACTCTtttgtatattgcctttattttaaatagattttagCAGTTCAAAAATATAGACATGAGGTGCTGGGTAGGATAAACTATGGAATAATAATGTGAAATACACAGCAAAGACATACAAATATGTTATAACCCCTTTAAgcatttttaacccagaattgaaATAAGTCCCATTTATCTTCTAGCTGTTTCCCACTTTGAATTTAATGgactttttggttttcttatcaTCTTCATTGtggactttctctctctctctctctctctctctctctctctctctctctctctctctctctctctctttctctttgagatAGAGTCCCTCATGGGaacctggggcttgctgattaAGCCGTGTCTGCCCTCCCTCCGTAGTGGGGAATTACAAGCCTGTACTGCCATGTCTGACTTCTTCCAtgggtcctggggcttgaacttCTCTCCCCATTCTTGCGTGGCAAGCACTCTGTTGACTGAGTGCTTTTGTCTTCACAAGAAACATCACAGACTATGCCAGCACCAACTCCTATCATGCCATGCATGGACCCGCAGCTTTAGACAGCTCCTTAGAGCTTACTTTCTGACTCTGCTGGCTTACAGGCAAAGCGTATTAATTCTCTAAATAAcccttcctctattgctcttcaCATATCCAGTGCTCTAGCCAAAATGTATAGATGGCCCTTGAGGTATTTCCCTCCACACCTCTGGCCATACTGTTTCCATGGATGAGAACATCACTATCCTTCTAGTCTGGGCAACAACATTTTAACTTAAGATACTAACAGTTTtcaaactttcttctttttcttaaacaaTGGTCACATCTTCGTGGATCCTATACGGTATGTATACTTCTATTTCTTATATTCGTCTATGTAGTTGTGTCAAGGTAGATATGACTCATCTCCCCAGAggctttttaataaaagaaacattttaagctggagagatggctcagtggcactagcttttcttccagaagacctgggttcagttcccaacactaaCAGGGCAGATCGTCACCCTCTGTCACCCCAGGTCCAGGGATCCCATACCCTTTTATGACCTCTGAAAGGACTAGGCACATACATGGTGAagagacatacatatagacaaaacacccaaacagaTGAAatcaaatagtaaataaataaagaaatggacaTATTAAAATTTGTCTTTATGTTTATCACATGTATAGACACATCTAAATGCATAAACGCAGCTTCATGTCTTtattcttctctgtctctattctTTCTCATGTTTGTATGTTTTAGAGCTGACCACTTGATATTGAAAAACCAATTAGGGGGCTCATCTATGGGGAAGATTCATTCTCCCCCTCTCAGTAGTCATTAATTTCATATGATCTTTCAtatgggggtggggctttgtgcATTTTTGAGGGAAAAAATTTAAACCCTCAATTGAATGTTTCTTATAGTCCATGCAGTCCGTGACTTGCAGGTGCTAAGCAATTAGCATTTTTGCGACCTAATTAAGAGAAGAGCATGAATAAACAGACTTCCTTCTTCTGGTAGGCTGTCCATGTTCCAGTGGGTGGCTCTACAGTCACGCAAGCAATGCAGCATTAATTGGACTCAATGGGCAAACAAAACAGAGGTATGAAGTTGTGAGAGGGTCGAGGTTggcggggaggggaggaaacTCTGGGAGAAGCTGAAGATAGAGTGTGGAAGACAAATGTGATCAGCGTACGCTGTGCATGTGTAgcaaattctcaaagaataaataaaacatattttaaaaggcacATGTAAGAACAATCAAAGCAGTGGTTTGTGAGGCCCAAgaagtgaaatttatttttaaataaatatgctcCAAGACTTTAGagccaagagagaaagaaggacacaGACAGCTATTAAGAGTTGCACAAGTCTTCCGGGCCTCCATTCACAAGCTGGCTGCTTCAGGATGTCCGTGGCTCAGGGCAGGAGTTTACAAGGAGAAAATGGAACATGACTATTTTCTAAAGGATGACTCTTGCCCTAGGTGCTCAGCTCACTGCTCAGCAGCAGGTGTTGCAGGGGGAGGTCCTGCAGGTGGTGCGGCAGGGAGCAGGCTGGCAGCAGGGGGGCCTGCAGCAGGGAGCCTGCACTGAGATGGGCTGGCAGCAGGTGGAGGCCCAGCAGCAGGGCCTGCAGACCACAGCTGTGCAAGAGGTGGGGCAGCAGGTGATGGGGCGACAGCAGCCCTGCTGCAGGCTGCAGGGGTCACAGCAGATGGGGCGGCGGCAGGGCTCACAGATGGGCCTGGTGCAGTGGGGCACACAGGTCACAGGGCGACACACTGTGGTCTGGCAGGACACTGGGCGACAGCAGCAGGGGTCCCTGCAGCAGCAGGGCTGGCAACAGCCTCCTCCACAGCTCTGGGAGGAGAAGGATCCACAGCAGGAGCCTGTCATGGTGGTGTCTGGGCTGGAGTTGGGCTGAGAAGTGAGGAGAGGTTGGGAGAGGTGTGATGTCCCCTCTGGGTCGGGTCCCTTTATATACCTGCGCTGATGACACCTCTTGTTTATCTTTTGACTAATTGAGCCAATGTCTGTTTGGCTAATGGCTGAGTCATTGATTGCCCTCATTAAATAATTCTCGATGCATCTCTAAGTATGAACATCTTACACTCACTGTTCGTTGTGGAAACTTGAAAATTACAACCATGAGGTAACAGAGTGCTATTTGACAGAAAAGTTGAGGGTTTGTGGAGTGGAGTGTGATGTTTGGTATACTTAACCATCACGTATTGATTGATTCCTGAGGCAAGTCACCATGGTCTCAGACATTTATCGCTCCGCAGAGATGACGACATTCCAaattctgtcttttcattttgattatgCAACACTGTTAACTGCAGTCACCTTTCATGTAATGGAACCCCAGAACTTTCTCTCTTATCTGACTGACTTTACCTGTTGACCAATCTCCCCCAGATCCTTCTATTATCTCTTGGGCTCATTTTAACTATCAACATGAAGATAACCTGGATTTCAACATAATTATGTATAATAAGGTACGAGATACATAGATCATGGACTGGATCCTTCTCCCTTAATGAGTACTCTGGAAGCATGCATCTATAAACCAAACAGGCACTAGGCACATTGTTTTACATGGGATTCTTTGACAACATGTTTATTTACCATTTGGTACAAGATAATACAAATTCCTCAGCGAGAACAGCAGCtcaaatacagaaaattaaaatgtattttagatgtgtttattttattttatatgcctgagtattttgcctatacatatgtatatacaccatGTACATGCCTTGTCCTCGAAGcggtcaaaagagggcattggatgccctggaccTGAAATTACAGATAGCCGAGAgtcaccacatggatgctgggaattaaaccttgGTCTTTTGctagcagcaagtactcttagaAATATTCAGCCATCTCTCTTGTCTTcccaagtttattttttataaatcatgtatgtattaaatgaaataatccaaTGTCAGTGCTCTCTAGTTCTcccaagtttatttttataaagtgtgtgtgtattaaatgaAATTATCTAAGGTCACTGAGCATCAATCTTTTCCCTAGTTTCTGGTCACAGGGAACTGATTTTTATCTCGAAATCCTATTTTCTTGTTGcttgtttgaggcagggactcactgtgtatcccaggctagccttggactcatgattctcctgcttcagatGCCCAAAGGCTGGGATTTCAGATGTACACACACCATCATGCCTAACTGGAAACATGgcttttctatgtatgtgtgagtacattgtacatgtgtgcatgtgtgtgcatgtgcacatgtggaagccaaaggtcCCCGTCAGTGTTTTCTTCTtgtgctttgagacaggatctcttgccTGAACTTGAATTTAGCTCACTAATTCAGCCAGATTTCCTGGCCAATTAACTCCACCTGTCTCCACTTTGCCTCATGGCTGGGGTTGCAGATGCACACTGCTGTACCCAGCCTTTACATTTGGGCTAAAGATCCAGACTCAGATAGGAATGCTTCTGTGTCAAGAACTTTACTCACTGAGATATTTCCGAAACACAAATGCTGTGGGGagagcccctccccccattccttgATATCCTATGACTATCATCAAATGGAAATGGTACAAATTTTCTTACCCTACTCTGCCTAGGTGTTATTCAATACATCTTTCATGGAAGGTAGGCAGGAAGGCTGGCCACAGTTGTATAATACTATGGCTCTGCTCAAAACACACTGGATGTGCTTCTTCAGGGTGGACCTCCTTACCTTCCAGCTTTGCAAATCTTTCTATAACTTCTGAGGCAGCATCTAGGTGATTTTAGAATGATCCCtgtcacaacacacacatatacacaagtgtGTCCCGGCTCCAGGATCTAAAGTCACCTCAGTAGTAACTAAAACATAATTTAACTACTTTTAAAGGAACTAGAGtgcagttggtagaatgcttgcctaacacttgcaaagccctggctttgatctcatatactgggcatagtggtacacagctataatcccagtacttgggaggcagagacaagaggatctggAGTACCAGGTAATCTTacgctacatagcaagttcaaagtcagcatgGCCTACATGAGACATCACCCCAAAAGATAAAACAATGTGAATTGACTGGATATACTGCCACCACCAGAGATAGAGGAGGGAGTAACGTAGATAAGTCTTATGTCTTCACATGCTTTAAAATCTCTCCTTTGTTCATATACAGGaggtggcttcttcttcttcttcttcttcttcttcttcttcttcttcttcttcttcttcttcttcttcttcttcttcttcttcttcttcttcttcttcttcttctccttctccttctccttctccttctccttctcctccttctgcttcttcttcttccttctcctcctcctccttcttctcttcctcctctgcttcttcttcttcttctccttctcttccttcctcatcctcctcatctttatctccttcttcttctcttccacctgcttctcttcttcctcctcctctttctcctcctcttcttcttcatcctgcttctcctcctttttcttttctcctctttcttctcttctcccccctcaccttttccctccctctccttcctctcctcctttccttttcaaacagcaacataaataaaaactattatgTTTGGTGCACATTAACAATCagatttcctgttgctgtggagtatcatagttttttttgtttttgtttttgttttgttttttttaacttttgcacTGGGAGTCTCCTCTAAAGACACACAACAGCAACTTCATAACACAAATTTTTCTGTTACATATACTTCTCATCAGTCACCCCATAGggatcttttcttcctcttatatAGCGATCTACAAGGAAAGAATCTGAGGATGACTCAGCAAACTCTTTAGGCTCTTTTTGTTACTGTAGCATGCTTATCCTGGCTCCTAGCCCTTCCTCACTGGATATATGGTTCATGTTCCCATCATCCGTGATGCAGGGCTGTGAGGACTCAATGGCTTGCTCTGGCATTGGCAGCAAGACAGAAGCTGTTTTCTGAAACCACTTATCcaaaaacactcacacaaagCTGGGCCACTCACTGGCTTTGTGTCCTTGGGTCATTTAATTGTGCATATGGGGATTAAATGAGCAAATACTCGGCAAGGACTAAGAGCAGAGTCAGGCATTTCGTGTCTCATCTTTGTTAGATGAGTGAATGTGTTTTAGCTGGCTTttagcctgtaatcccagtacacaGGATGCAGGAGCAGGGACATTTCTAGTTTGAGGAATGCTTGAACTGTGTAGTGAGATGCTatctaaaaaatgtatttaaaagattACATTTTTAGAAATGGCACTATCTCAGGGCAAAGTGCTTTGGTTTGTAAGCATCAGGACCTCAGttaaattcccagaacccatttttttttttttttttttttaagcaaggtGTGGTAGCATATGATCTTAATCCTGTGCTGGGGAGGAAGAGCTAGGCAGATGCCCTGGGCTACCTGGACAGCCAGCCTACCTTAACCAGTGGTGATTGACATCTAAGAAGTAACACCCAAGGTTCATGCCCCCaataaacatgcatgtgtgtgccttcaggtgaacacacacagacacacacacacagatagacacagacacacacacagagacacacacacacacacacacaccacattttaaaatttgaattgagAACAAAGTCGGCATGTTTGATATGAGCCACTGCAGCCGTCACAGGATGTCCACCAAATAAGATGAATATTATTTAATGGTGAGTTTCCTTAAtatcataaagtaaaattaatgtaCCTAGAAAGAACAAACCCTTTTCAGGTGTTTATTCAGGGGAATTGGACTCCTGCTGAGTGAAGAGGTCAAGCATGCTTCAGAGACGTGGACAGTGTATGTTACTGCaaacaccaccacccagcaacacagtctttttttttttttctttgtaaagaatTTAGAAAGCTTCCTAGTGGTAGTgggcaatatattttgattatcaaACCTTAGACCTCCATTCAATAACATTGTTGTGGATATATTTTgagtggaaaatatttttttgtgatCTCAAACTCCTGATTGTTCATACAAGTGGAAGAACTGTTGTATATATAACATGAATAGCTTACAGCTTACAAAATACTTAATTTGGAGCATAAACGTGCTGATTGTGTTATACAGTTGAGCAACAATATTCAAGtgttaaaagataaattaaatgtgCTATAaattggttatatttttaaaataccagaaAATCCCACTATACCTAGTggtacaggagagagagaaagagagagagagagagagagagagagagagagagagagagagagagagagagagagagagagagagagaattctttaACACTTTAACAATACAAAACATTGCTGTAGGTTCAACGAGACTTTGATAAATAGGTAAGTTTTTGAAATCAAAAGATAATTGGAAGTGACTTAACTGTTTTCTCCAGGATGGTAACAGTTTCTTAAAacccttaatttttttattttgattttggtaAGCGCACAAAAAAATTGGTCTCACTGCGACACTTTCGAATATATCCTTATACTTTTAATATTAATGATATTACCATATACCTATTTGCTCTAAATACTATCTTCCTGGATCTTCTGTTCCCCATTTAAATAATTCCCTCTCTtgcttttataatatataaattctatTACCCTCTTTTTTACCTCCAATAATAGCTTTTAGATACTATATTGATTTATAGTAGAAGCATGTgcttacttaaaaaatatataattaaaaatgtaaagaagaaattGAATATTATCAACTATGACTAGGTTTTACATAATATTATAATTTAGGCATAAACAGATATAGTTTATAGACAGTTGTGTGGCATTTCCTAGTAGGTTTATCATCTTCATTCATTTAAATctaccccctcctcttccttttgagCACTAGTGGAAGAATGACAGGCTTTCTCTCATATATCCAGGCAGACCTCAAACCATGTAGCCATCATTGGCTTCGAACTCCTGATCCCCCCTTATCTGcgtccatagtgctgggattacaggtgtgtgccaccatgcctggtctctCTTTATCgccctctcttttcctccattcctctctcttACAGGACCTCACTACATAGCCGAGGCTATCCTCAACCTTTTGATGATTCTCctacctcaacctcccaagttctgggattataagtTTGGACCACCGTGCTTAGCTGATTTTTAAACTGTTTACATGGATGTTGCTTGTGGTACGTAGTTTGCTTAGTTTTTGCGCATCATCTTCCTACATACAGTGAATACTCTTTCAAGCAGGGCCTCATGCTTCACCCCTGGTAGATCCTTCACTGCGTGAGCGCAGTGCCTCATTTGTAGTAATTGTACAATAAAAGCTTACCAATGAACAGGGATGGATTTACCTGAAAAATGTCATTGTCACACACTTTCTGAGCACAACACTAAGCAGATATGGAAGGCCATTGCAGACTTAATATCCCTAAGAGATGGCACTGTCAATAGTGTTCTAAATGTCTCCCCTGAAGCACTCAGAAGGAGAGTCACCATTGAAAGCAGCAGTCACACTGGCAACAAGCGAAGGAGATGTAAGGACTTGGACAGGACAAATAAGCTTCTTTCATTTCTACCATTCGGGGCACAAGTGTTGACTTCAAGGTGGAATTTTTGGGAATTCTCTTTTCTCTGGGAGGTAATTTATTGACACCTATAACTATAATTATATTTGACCTCAATTAATAGCCAATGTATTTTCTACCCATTAGCTATTTCTTTACTTCAAGTTCAGAGATGATTCAGAAGACATAGCTTGGAGTTTCTCCCACCTCAGCTTTGAAGATTTTCATGATGTACCAACAGGTATCCGCTCAAGTGACAAACTACCAGACTGGGCATGCAGATGCTGTCTGGACACTGCTTCCTAAAAGGCTGGTCAATGCAGGCAGGTTCTCAGTTGGCTGGTGAGGGTGGAATTTGGATTATGTAATGAACAGATGGTGACCGGATGTCACCAGTCTTGTCATGTGCCATTTGCAGCGAGCCCGAGAGAATAACTCAGACGTACGTTGTTTTTTCAGAACAATTGAAGGTTATTCtgaatcttgtcttgaaaaagaatCTCTCTGGTGATTGAGACAATAGACCAAAGGAAAGCATCACAACACTCATGATATCTATGCTGAGAATGCTGAGTTTATTAGAAAACAGACAATACCACGGAAGAGTTAGATCACAGTCCAAAGAGGAAACAATGTTCT
This sequence is a window from Mus pahari chromosome 14, PAHARI_EIJ_v1.1, whole genome shotgun sequence. Protein-coding genes within it:
- the LOC110331752 gene encoding keratin-associated protein 2-1; its protein translation is MTGSCCGSFSSQSCGGGCCQPCCCRDPCCCRPVSCQTTVCRPVTCVPHCTRPICEPCRRPICCDPCSLQQGCCRPITCCPTSCTAVVCRPCCWASTCCQPISVQAPCCRPPCCQPAPCRTTCRTSPCNTCC